In one Aeromicrobium erythreum genomic region, the following are encoded:
- the leuA gene encoding 2-isopropylmalate synthase: protein MTTHRTGLPSNVVAPQKASPMPFGRYRPFAPIDLPDRTWPSQTITKAPRWLSTDLRDGNQALIDPMTPVRKRRMFELLVRMGYQEIEVGFPSASETDFAFVRSLIEDDVIPDDVTISVLTQAREDLIERTTQALTGARRANIHLYNAVAPLFRRVVFHASKDEVRAIATRGTELVMKHAEQNMPGTAFGYQYSPEIFTGAELEFSVEVCNAVMDVWQPEDGREIILNLPATVEMATPNTYADQIEWFGRNVEHRENVAISLHPHNDRGTAVAATELALMAGADRVEGCLFGHGERTGNVDLVTVGMNLFSQGIDPQVDFTAGGIGIDEVRRTVEYCTSLPVHPRHPYAGDLVYTAFSGSHQDAIKKGLEDLDRIAAEQGVDVSEVPWEAPYLPIDPHDVGRTYEAVIRVNSQSGKGGVSYLLKTEHQLDLPRRLQIEFSRVVQGLTEGEAGEISADGIWTAFSQEYLEREEPYSLVTFTSTTSSDGHDQQVVDLVVRGEERSFKGEGNGPVDAFVDGMRQAGADIRVLDYTEHALSAGGDALAAAYVEAEIAGEIVWGVGIHANIVTASLRAVVSAANRAAAQTIPAV, encoded by the coding sequence ATGACCACGCACCGCACCGGACTGCCCAGCAACGTCGTCGCGCCGCAGAAGGCGTCGCCGATGCCGTTCGGCCGCTACCGCCCGTTCGCGCCCATCGACCTGCCCGACCGCACCTGGCCGTCCCAGACGATCACGAAGGCCCCGCGCTGGCTCTCCACCGACCTGCGCGACGGCAACCAGGCCCTCATCGACCCCATGACCCCGGTGCGCAAGCGCCGCATGTTCGAGCTGCTCGTGCGCATGGGCTACCAGGAGATCGAGGTCGGGTTCCCGTCGGCCAGCGAGACCGACTTCGCGTTCGTGCGCTCGCTGATCGAGGACGACGTCATCCCCGACGACGTCACGATCTCGGTCCTGACCCAGGCCCGCGAGGACCTCATCGAGCGGACCACGCAGGCGCTGACCGGCGCCCGGCGCGCCAACATCCACCTCTACAACGCCGTCGCGCCGCTGTTCCGCCGCGTCGTCTTCCACGCCTCGAAGGACGAGGTGCGCGCCATCGCCACCCGCGGCACCGAGCTCGTCATGAAGCACGCCGAGCAGAACATGCCGGGCACCGCGTTCGGCTACCAGTACAGCCCCGAGATCTTCACCGGCGCCGAGCTGGAGTTCAGCGTCGAGGTCTGCAACGCGGTCATGGACGTCTGGCAGCCCGAGGACGGTCGCGAGATCATCCTCAACCTGCCGGCCACCGTCGAGATGGCCACCCCGAACACCTACGCCGACCAGATCGAGTGGTTCGGCCGCAACGTCGAGCACCGCGAGAACGTCGCCATCAGCCTGCACCCGCACAACGACCGCGGCACCGCCGTCGCCGCCACCGAGCTGGCGCTGATGGCCGGAGCGGACCGCGTCGAGGGGTGCCTCTTCGGCCACGGCGAGCGCACCGGCAACGTCGACCTCGTCACCGTCGGCATGAACCTGTTCAGCCAGGGCATCGACCCGCAGGTCGACTTCACCGCCGGCGGCATCGGCATCGACGAGGTGCGCCGCACCGTCGAGTACTGCACGAGCCTGCCGGTGCACCCGCGCCACCCGTACGCGGGCGACCTCGTCTACACCGCCTTCTCCGGCTCCCACCAGGACGCCATCAAGAAGGGCCTGGAGGACCTCGACCGGATCGCCGCCGAGCAGGGCGTCGACGTGTCCGAGGTGCCGTGGGAGGCGCCCTACCTGCCCATCGACCCGCACGACGTCGGCCGCACCTACGAGGCCGTCATCCGCGTCAACAGCCAGTCCGGCAAGGGCGGCGTCTCTTACCTGCTGAAGACCGAGCACCAGCTCGACCTGCCGCGTCGCCTGCAGATCGAGTTCAGCCGGGTCGTGCAGGGCCTCACCGAGGGCGAGGCGGGCGAGATCTCCGCCGACGGCATCTGGACGGCGTTCAGCCAGGAGTACCTCGAGCGCGAGGAGCCCTACTCCCTCGTGACCTTCACCTCCACCACGTCGTCGGACGGTCACGACCAGCAGGTCGTCGACCTCGTCGTCCGCGGGGAGGAGCGCTCCTTCAAGGGCGAGGGCAACGGTCCCGTCGACGCCTTCGTCGACGGCATGCGTCAGGCCGGGGCCGACATCCGGGTGCTCGACTACACCGAGCACGCGCTGTCGGCTGGCGGCGACGCCCTTGCCGCCGCCTACGTCGAGGCCGAGATCGCCGGCGAGATCGTGTGGGGCGTGGGCATCCACGCCAACATCGTCACCGCCTCGCTGCGGGCCGTCGTCTCCGCCGCCAACCGCGCCGCGGCCCAGACCATCCCCGCCGTCTAG